The following proteins come from a genomic window of Blastococcus sp. HT6-30:
- a CDS encoding cation-translocating P-type ATPase, translating to MPLLSPITWAGRAARGATSAAALAAVPVVFGAGLLGGTAAVTAQAARAGIRGSVHLAHDAAVTGTRAVGTLVTGADPLPGGHLHDVVDAARGMLEPPLARRTRRVWGDRDRLQVEVEQPADDDPPETRRALLSHLERLEGVEWATVNDVVGRVLVAVDERRVTVEDVVGVVTEIEQARGGTGVFPQRPDHPADLEPLLAAVLAAAVDTAALGVATAAKYLPIPPVHRHATLLMSLLDTQQWLKRALSDRIGPVGTDLVFEGTGALLHSLTQSPTVPALNAAAAAQRALEMRARRQVWRRRERELCRPEPDDDRAPEPPPGPRPGTVPRGPVEIYRDRLAPTELGAALGLLALTRRPGRSADLLKALTPKAAVLGRESFAATLDLLLCRRGILPMDGSAYRRLDRIDTVVVDGAALCTGPSVVVEATAEADGWDDAAVWSAATRLLTGDADGLRLGPPRSTGHAPGGELRSLLQGRRRVGTVTVAPELDPHAEALLTTAGEAGLRLVLTPHVGARELAGLADEVAPAGATLVDTVRQQQTEEHCVLLVSATDGPALLAADVAVAPVLDGRAPAWGADLVTSPGLADACRVVAAVPAAAAVSRRAAGAALTGNVLGALLAAVGSPRYGQRRATTPGKWATVSTMVTGTVAAVRAARRPVPAATAHTPWHALDPDDVLRRLADLPGEPAAPPRRTTARRIAALPAVRGPARFARTVAAELADPLTPVLATGAAATAVLGDVTDAVLVGSVTGINAVVSGLQRLRAETALETLLLEQSRCARRETGGGQEEVPATALRVGDVLLVGPGDVVAADARLLEAEDLEVDESDLTGESLSVAKSVAATPGAEVGDRTCMLFDGTTVLAGRGRAVVVAVGEATQAGRAARAAGGAAPPAGVQARLAELTRAVLPLTLAGGAAVTALGVLWGRPLRESVAAGVAIAVAAVPEGLPLVATVAQQAAARRLSRRGAVVRSARVLEALGRVDTVCFDKTGTLTENRLRVARLHPLEGTDDELLRLAAAGMGNGDDGAHETDRAVLEAAGQAWDAPPDAGLPFAAGRGFSAAVREGRLIVKGAPEVVLRRCAGPPDVRDRIRQLAGEGLRVLAVADRAVDGTPDDLDEAAADLTLRGLVGLADTLRNSSVRAVEQLRAAGVRVVVATGDHPQTASAIAAEAGIPDADRVVTGAQLARASDTERARMVADTAVFARLSPEQKVTLVSALRRAGATLAMTGDGVNDAAAIRLADVGVGVEGAESPAARTAADLVLTDLDLTRLVDAIAEGRAMWSRVRDAVSVLVGGNAGEVAFTVLGTAVGGRAPLGTRQLLLVNLLTDMFPALAVAVAAPRQVQPGNDDGPLAGHPLAAVLRAGPHRGFAREVRRMVLVRGAATTAGATGAWVAGRLTGPLPGRASTMGLAALIATQLAQTAWSGRRSPLVLVTVAGSLAVLVAIVQTPGVSRFFGCTPLDPGSWAMVLGSAAVGAAGAEVVPALIARRAPAGR from the coding sequence ATGCCACTGCTCAGCCCGATCACGTGGGCCGGCAGGGCGGCCCGGGGAGCCACGAGCGCCGCCGCGCTCGCCGCCGTTCCCGTGGTGTTCGGCGCCGGCCTGCTGGGCGGGACCGCCGCGGTCACCGCCCAGGCCGCGCGGGCAGGGATCCGGGGTTCGGTGCACCTCGCGCACGACGCCGCCGTCACCGGCACCCGCGCCGTCGGCACGCTGGTCACCGGCGCCGATCCGCTCCCCGGCGGCCACCTGCACGACGTCGTCGACGCCGCCCGCGGCATGCTCGAGCCGCCGCTGGCCCGCCGCACCCGGCGGGTGTGGGGCGACCGCGACCGCCTCCAGGTCGAGGTCGAGCAGCCCGCCGACGACGATCCGCCGGAGACCCGGCGGGCGCTGCTCAGCCACCTGGAGCGGCTCGAGGGCGTCGAGTGGGCGACGGTGAACGACGTCGTCGGCCGGGTGCTGGTCGCCGTCGACGAGCGCCGGGTCACCGTCGAGGACGTCGTCGGCGTGGTCACCGAGATCGAGCAGGCGCGCGGCGGAACGGGTGTCTTCCCGCAGCGCCCCGACCACCCGGCCGACCTCGAGCCGCTGCTGGCCGCCGTCCTCGCCGCCGCCGTCGACACCGCGGCGCTCGGCGTGGCCACCGCCGCGAAGTACCTGCCGATCCCCCCGGTGCACCGGCACGCCACCCTGCTCATGTCGCTGCTGGACACCCAGCAGTGGCTCAAGCGGGCACTGTCCGACCGCATCGGCCCGGTCGGCACCGACCTGGTCTTCGAGGGCACCGGCGCCCTGCTGCACTCCCTCACCCAGAGCCCCACCGTTCCGGCGCTCAACGCCGCGGCCGCGGCCCAGCGGGCGCTGGAGATGCGGGCCCGCCGCCAGGTCTGGCGCCGCCGCGAACGGGAGCTGTGCCGCCCCGAGCCGGACGACGACCGCGCGCCCGAGCCACCGCCCGGCCCGCGCCCCGGCACGGTGCCGCGCGGGCCGGTCGAGATCTACCGCGACCGCCTGGCCCCCACCGAGCTCGGCGCGGCCCTCGGCCTCCTGGCGCTCACCCGCCGCCCGGGCCGCTCGGCCGACCTGCTCAAGGCGCTCACCCCCAAGGCCGCCGTGCTCGGCCGCGAGTCCTTCGCCGCCACCCTCGACCTGCTGCTCTGCCGCCGCGGCATCCTCCCGATGGACGGCTCCGCCTACCGCCGCCTGGACCGGATCGACACCGTCGTCGTCGACGGCGCCGCCCTGTGCACCGGCCCGTCGGTGGTCGTCGAGGCGACCGCGGAGGCCGACGGGTGGGACGACGCCGCCGTCTGGTCCGCCGCCACCCGCCTGCTCACCGGCGACGCCGACGGGCTCCGGCTCGGCCCGCCCCGCAGTACCGGCCACGCCCCCGGCGGCGAGCTGCGCAGCCTCCTCCAGGGCCGCCGCCGGGTCGGCACCGTCACCGTCGCGCCGGAGCTGGACCCGCACGCCGAGGCGTTGCTCACCACGGCCGGCGAGGCCGGGCTGCGGCTGGTGCTCACCCCGCACGTCGGCGCCCGCGAGCTCGCCGGCCTCGCCGACGAGGTCGCCCCGGCCGGCGCGACGCTCGTCGACACCGTCCGGCAGCAGCAGACCGAGGAGCACTGCGTGCTCCTGGTCTCGGCCACCGACGGCCCGGCGCTGCTGGCCGCCGACGTCGCCGTCGCCCCGGTGCTCGACGGCCGGGCTCCGGCGTGGGGCGCCGACCTGGTCACCTCCCCCGGCCTGGCCGACGCCTGCCGGGTGGTCGCCGCCGTTCCCGCCGCAGCCGCGGTCAGCCGCCGCGCCGCCGGCGCCGCGCTCACCGGCAACGTGCTCGGCGCCCTGCTCGCCGCCGTCGGCAGCCCCCGCTACGGCCAGCGCCGCGCGACGACGCCGGGCAAGTGGGCGACCGTGTCCACGATGGTGACCGGGACGGTGGCCGCCGTCCGGGCCGCCCGCCGCCCCGTGCCGGCGGCCACCGCGCACACCCCGTGGCACGCGCTGGACCCCGACGACGTGCTGCGCCGGCTGGCCGACCTGCCGGGCGAGCCCGCGGCCCCACCCCGGCGGACGACGGCGCGCCGCATCGCCGCGCTGCCCGCCGTCCGGGGCCCGGCGCGGTTCGCCCGCACGGTCGCCGCCGAGCTCGCCGATCCGCTCACCCCGGTGCTGGCCACCGGGGCGGCGGCCACCGCGGTGCTCGGCGACGTCACCGACGCGGTGCTGGTCGGCAGCGTCACCGGCATCAACGCCGTCGTGAGCGGGCTGCAGCGGCTGCGCGCCGAGACCGCCCTGGAGACGCTGCTGCTCGAGCAGAGCCGCTGCGCGCGCCGCGAGACCGGCGGCGGTCAGGAGGAGGTGCCGGCCACCGCCCTGCGCGTCGGGGACGTCCTCCTGGTCGGGCCCGGCGACGTCGTCGCCGCCGACGCCCGGCTGCTGGAGGCCGAGGACCTCGAGGTCGACGAGTCCGACCTCACCGGCGAGTCGCTCTCGGTCGCGAAGTCGGTGGCGGCGACGCCGGGAGCCGAGGTCGGCGACCGCACCTGCATGCTCTTCGACGGCACCACGGTGCTGGCCGGCCGCGGCCGCGCCGTCGTCGTCGCCGTCGGGGAGGCGACGCAGGCCGGGCGGGCCGCGCGCGCCGCCGGGGGTGCCGCCCCGCCGGCCGGCGTCCAGGCCCGGCTGGCCGAGCTGACCCGCGCCGTCCTGCCGCTCACCCTCGCCGGCGGCGCGGCCGTCACCGCGCTGGGCGTGCTGTGGGGCCGTCCGCTGCGCGAGTCGGTGGCCGCGGGGGTGGCGATCGCGGTCGCCGCGGTGCCCGAGGGCCTGCCGCTGGTGGCGACGGTGGCCCAGCAGGCGGCGGCTCGGCGGCTGTCGCGGCGGGGCGCGGTGGTGCGCAGCGCGCGGGTGCTGGAGGCGCTCGGCCGGGTGGACACGGTGTGCTTCGACAAGACCGGCACGCTCACGGAGAACCGGCTGCGGGTGGCCCGGCTGCACCCGCTGGAGGGCACCGACGACGAGCTGCTCCGGCTGGCCGCCGCCGGCATGGGCAACGGCGACGACGGCGCGCACGAGACCGACCGGGCCGTGCTGGAGGCGGCCGGGCAGGCGTGGGACGCACCCCCCGACGCCGGGCTGCCCTTCGCCGCCGGTCGCGGGTTCTCCGCCGCCGTCCGGGAGGGCCGCCTGATCGTCAAGGGCGCCCCCGAGGTGGTGCTCCGCCGCTGCGCCGGCCCCCCTGACGTCCGCGACCGGATCCGGCAGCTGGCCGGCGAGGGGCTGCGGGTGCTCGCCGTCGCCGACCGCGCGGTCGACGGCACACCCGACGACCTCGACGAGGCCGCCGCGGACCTCACCCTGCGCGGCCTGGTCGGGCTGGCCGACACCCTGCGGAACTCCTCGGTACGCGCGGTCGAGCAGCTGCGGGCCGCCGGTGTCCGGGTGGTGGTCGCGACCGGGGACCACCCGCAGACCGCGAGCGCGATCGCCGCCGAGGCCGGGATCCCCGACGCCGACCGGGTGGTCACCGGCGCGCAGCTGGCCCGGGCGTCGGACACCGAGCGCGCCCGCATGGTCGCCGACACCGCGGTGTTCGCGCGGCTCTCCCCCGAGCAGAAGGTCACCCTGGTCTCGGCGTTGCGCCGGGCCGGGGCGACCCTGGCGATGACCGGCGACGGCGTGAACGACGCCGCGGCGATCCGGCTGGCCGACGTCGGCGTCGGCGTCGAGGGCGCCGAGTCACCGGCCGCCCGCACCGCCGCCGACCTGGTGCTCACCGACCTCGACCTCACCCGGCTGGTCGACGCCATCGCCGAGGGCCGCGCCATGTGGTCCCGGGTGCGCGACGCCGTGTCAGTCCTCGTCGGCGGCAACGCCGGCGAGGTGGCGTTCACCGTGCTCGGCACCGCCGTCGGCGGCCGGGCGCCGCTGGGCACCCGGCAGCTGCTGCTGGTCAACCTGCTCACCGACATGTTCCCCGCGCTGGCCGTCGCGGTCGCCGCACCCCGGCAGGTGCAGCCCGGGAACGACGACGGGCCGCTGGCCGGTCATCCGCTGGCGGCCGTGCTGCGGGCCGGCCCGCACCGCGGCTTCGCCCGGGAGGTCCGCCGCATGGTGCTCGTCCGGGGCGCGGCGACGACGGCCGGCGCCACCGGCGCCTGGGTAGCCGGCCGGCTGACCGGGCCGCTGCCCGGCCGCGCCAGCACCATGGGCCTGGCCGCGCTCATCGCCACCCAGCTCGCCCAGACCGCGTGGTCGGGACGCCGCAGTCCGCTGGTGCTGGTCACCGTGGCCGGCTCCCTCGCCGTCCTCGTGGCGATCGTGCAGACGCCGGGGGTGAGCCGGTTCTTCGGCTGCACGCCGCTGGACCCGGGTTCGTGGGCGATGGTGCTCGGCTCGGCCGCCGTCGGTGCCGCGGGCGCCGAGGTCGTCCCCGCGCTGATCGCCCGTCGGGCGCCGGCCGGTCGCTAG
- a CDS encoding EAL domain-containing protein translates to MARDLAAALAGGCVGGLSVHLQPIVTPADGAVAGVEALVGWHHPERVPVSPAEFVPVAEAEGLVGPLGAFVWTAACRDARTLSETTGRRLFLTVNVSGRELDDPHFPDRVLATLAATGWPAGQTVVEVTESLVEAESARSVTALHALRGHGLRVAIDDFGTGYSALARLDTLPTDYLKLDGSFVSSITTSTRRARLLRSVMALADALDLVLIAEGVETEEQARVLTTLGCPFAQGYLYGRPQPVAELVARFAPAGVPV, encoded by the coding sequence ATGGCGCGTGATCTCGCGGCCGCGCTCGCCGGCGGGTGCGTCGGCGGGCTGTCGGTGCACCTCCAGCCGATCGTCACCCCGGCCGACGGCGCCGTCGCCGGCGTCGAGGCCCTGGTGGGCTGGCACCACCCCGAGCGGGTGCCGGTGTCGCCGGCGGAGTTCGTACCCGTCGCCGAGGCGGAGGGCCTGGTCGGGCCGCTCGGCGCCTTCGTGTGGACGGCGGCGTGCCGGGACGCGCGCACGCTGTCCGAGACGACCGGGCGGAGGCTGTTCCTCACGGTCAACGTGTCGGGGCGGGAGCTGGACGACCCCCACTTCCCCGACCGGGTGCTGGCCACGCTGGCGGCGACCGGCTGGCCGGCCGGGCAGACGGTGGTGGAGGTGACCGAGAGCCTGGTGGAGGCGGAGTCGGCCCGTTCCGTGACGGCCCTGCACGCGCTGCGCGGGCACGGGCTGCGGGTGGCGATCGACGACTTCGGCACCGGCTACTCGGCGCTGGCCCGGCTGGACACGCTGCCCACCGACTACCTCAAGCTCGACGGCTCCTTCGTCTCCTCGATCACCACCTCGACCCGGCGGGCGCGGCTGCTGCGCAGCGTCATGGCGCTGGCCGACGCCCTGGACCTGGTGCTGATCGCCGAGGGCGTGGAGACCGAGGAGCAGGCGAGGGTGCTGACCACGCTGGGCTGCCCGTTCGCGCAGGGCTACCTGTACGGCCGGCCGCAGCCGGTCGCGGAGCTGGTGGCCCGGTTCGCCCCGGCCGGCGTCCCGGTCTAG
- a CDS encoding DUF4407 domain-containing protein — MSERRRGWIGDGLAVLAGARPDVLAAAPGARPRFVALGGVLLSTGALAAVSAAFAVAMALGVWWPLALLVGLGWGAVVVNLDRMLLVGMAHDASLKRNLAMAVPRVGLALVLGVVVATPLTLQVFHKEIDAEIVSMQAEAADAHRQSLEADTRFAGLPALEERIAAQEAIVASGGAADAGLAVVRGTAAEKQTALDAATALSRELDAKAQCELDGTCGTGDAGTGQAYLQARAAADAQEAVVDATRGELDAAVAAVTAAEGRSAALAEGSLDRDREELTRLTAELDRLQAAFDAQNEGSGGILLRLEALDRLGDSNGTLAAAQFMLSLLFMCVEVLPVLMKLLLNFSPPTAYDRLAALRDSGDVDLEEMAQESRRTVAQAKEELLVLAEKERVDRQKEAILTRRRAALAEVAARAERERQVEQSPAEPAVVEEPRQMWDTGPIRELARSAAVRTVRSVRRRPADRTPTTV; from the coding sequence ATGAGCGAGCGACGACGCGGCTGGATCGGCGACGGACTGGCCGTCCTGGCCGGCGCACGTCCGGACGTGCTGGCGGCCGCGCCCGGGGCACGTCCCCGGTTCGTGGCGCTGGGTGGCGTGCTGCTGAGCACCGGTGCGCTGGCCGCGGTGTCGGCCGCGTTCGCCGTCGCGATGGCGCTGGGCGTGTGGTGGCCGCTGGCCCTGCTCGTCGGCCTGGGCTGGGGCGCGGTCGTGGTCAACCTCGACCGGATGCTGCTGGTCGGGATGGCGCACGACGCGTCGCTGAAGCGGAACCTGGCGATGGCCGTGCCCCGCGTCGGTCTCGCGCTGGTGCTCGGCGTCGTCGTCGCGACGCCGCTGACCCTGCAGGTGTTCCACAAGGAGATCGACGCGGAGATCGTGTCGATGCAGGCCGAGGCCGCCGACGCGCACCGGCAGAGCCTGGAGGCCGACACCCGGTTCGCCGGGCTTCCCGCGCTGGAGGAGCGGATCGCCGCGCAGGAGGCGATCGTCGCCAGCGGGGGAGCGGCCGACGCCGGCCTCGCCGTGGTGCGCGGCACGGCGGCCGAGAAGCAGACGGCGCTCGACGCGGCGACGGCGCTGTCGCGGGAGCTCGACGCGAAGGCCCAGTGCGAGCTCGACGGCACCTGCGGCACCGGTGACGCCGGCACGGGGCAGGCCTACCTGCAGGCCCGCGCCGCGGCCGACGCGCAGGAGGCGGTGGTCGACGCGACGCGTGGGGAGCTGGATGCCGCCGTCGCCGCAGTGACCGCGGCCGAGGGGCGCAGCGCCGCGCTGGCCGAGGGCTCCCTGGACCGCGACCGCGAGGAGCTCACCCGGCTGACTGCGGAGCTCGACCGGCTGCAGGCCGCCTTCGACGCCCAGAACGAGGGCTCGGGCGGCATCCTGCTGCGGCTGGAGGCGCTGGACCGGTTGGGCGACAGCAACGGCACCCTCGCCGCCGCGCAGTTCATGCTCTCGCTGCTGTTCATGTGCGTCGAGGTGCTGCCGGTGCTGATGAAGCTGCTGCTGAACTTCAGCCCGCCCACCGCCTACGACCGGCTGGCCGCGCTGCGCGACTCCGGCGACGTCGACCTCGAGGAGATGGCGCAGGAGTCGCGGCGGACGGTGGCGCAGGCGAAGGAGGAGCTGCTGGTGCTCGCCGAGAAGGAGCGCGTCGACCGGCAGAAGGAGGCGATCCTCACGCGGCGCCGGGCGGCGCTGGCCGAGGTCGCGGCCCGGGCGGAACGCGAGCGGCAGGTCGAGCAGTCCCCGGCCGAGCCGGCCGTCGTCGAGGAGCCGCGGCAGATGTGGGACACCGGCCCGATCCGCGAGCTGGCCCGCAGCGCCGCCGTCCGCACGGTGCGCTCGGTCCGCCGGCGCCCCGCCGACCGGACGCCGACGACGGTCTGA
- a CDS encoding DUF1810 domain-containing protein, which translates to MSDPFDLRRFVDAQAHTYDQALAELRAGEKRTHWMWFVFPQIAGLGRSGMAQRFALSGLAEARAYLAHPVLGRRLVECARALTALDTEDPVRVMGSVDAQKLRSSMTLFAHAAPDQPVFREVLDHYFGGAEDEATTSRL; encoded by the coding sequence GTGAGCGATCCCTTCGACCTGCGCCGGTTCGTCGACGCGCAGGCCCACACCTACGACCAGGCGCTGGCCGAGCTGCGCGCCGGCGAGAAGCGCACGCACTGGATGTGGTTCGTCTTCCCGCAGATCGCCGGGCTCGGCCGCAGCGGCATGGCGCAGCGGTTCGCGCTCTCCGGGCTCGCGGAGGCCCGGGCCTACCTGGCGCACCCGGTACTGGGCCGCCGGCTGGTCGAGTGCGCCCGGGCGCTCACCGCGCTCGACACCGAGGACCCGGTACGGGTCATGGGGTCGGTCGACGCCCAGAAACTGCGCTCGTCGATGACGCTCTTCGCGCACGCCGCGCCCGACCAGCCGGTGTTCCGCGAGGTCCTCGACCACTACTTCGGGGGCGCCGAGGACGAGGCGACCACCAGCCGCCTCTGA
- a CDS encoding glutathione S-transferase C-terminal domain-containing protein, with translation MTETKSGSGYVEAEYSRDSQYISDRITSDGSGRWPVEPGRYRLVVARACPWANRAVIVRRLLGLEPVISMGMCGPTHDERSWTFDLDPGGRDPVLGYERLQEAFLARDPEYPRGITVPAMVDVPSGAVVTNDFPQMTLDFSTQWTAHHREGAPDLYPEPLRDEMDEVMERIYTEINNGVYRCGFSGSQRAYDKAYDRLFTALDWLSERLENRRFLMGGQITEADVRLFTTLARFDTVYHGHFKCNRQKLSEMPVLWAYARDLFQTPGFGDTIDFPQIKEHYYVVHADINPTQIIPQGPDTSGWLMPHNREQLGDRPFGDGTPPGPVAPGEEVPADHGPGGIGHR, from the coding sequence GTGACCGAGACCAAGAGCGGCTCCGGCTACGTCGAGGCGGAGTACTCGCGCGACTCCCAGTACATCTCCGACCGCATCACCAGCGACGGCTCCGGCCGCTGGCCCGTGGAGCCCGGGCGCTACCGGCTGGTCGTCGCCCGGGCCTGCCCGTGGGCCAACCGCGCAGTCATCGTGCGGCGGCTGCTCGGGCTGGAGCCGGTCATCTCGATGGGCATGTGCGGCCCCACCCACGACGAGCGCAGCTGGACCTTCGACCTCGATCCGGGCGGCCGGGACCCGGTGCTGGGCTACGAGCGGCTGCAGGAGGCCTTTCTCGCCCGCGACCCGGAGTACCCGCGCGGCATCACGGTGCCCGCGATGGTCGACGTGCCGAGCGGCGCCGTCGTCACCAACGACTTCCCGCAGATGACGCTGGACTTCTCCACCCAGTGGACCGCCCACCACCGCGAGGGCGCCCCCGACCTCTACCCCGAGCCACTGCGGGACGAGATGGACGAGGTCATGGAGCGGATCTACACCGAAATCAACAACGGCGTGTACCGCTGCGGGTTCTCCGGCTCGCAGCGGGCCTACGACAAGGCCTACGACCGGCTGTTCACCGCGCTGGACTGGCTCAGCGAGCGCCTGGAGAACCGGCGCTTCCTGATGGGCGGGCAGATCACCGAGGCCGACGTCCGGCTGTTCACGACGCTGGCGCGGTTCGACACCGTCTACCACGGCCACTTCAAGTGCAACCGGCAGAAGCTGAGCGAGATGCCGGTGCTGTGGGCCTACGCGCGTGACCTGTTCCAGACCCCGGGGTTCGGCGACACGATCGACTTCCCGCAGATCAAGGAGCACTACTACGTCGTGCACGCCGACATCAACCCGACGCAGATCATCCCGCAGGGCCCCGACACCTCTGGCTGGCTGATGCCGCACAATCGCGAGCAGCTCGGCGACCGGCCGTTCGGCGACGGCACCCCGCCCGGGCCGGTCGCCCCCGGCGAGGAGGTCCCCGCCGACCACGGCCCCGGCGGCATCGGCCACCGCTGA